From Clostridium sp. SY8519:
CAAAAACTGTTATTGAAATTGTACATGATGCCGCGGTAATCCGCTGTCTTCATCTCATAAACGGTATACTGGCTGTCTTTCTCAAAAGATGCCAGATCTTTCGGCGTTACCTGGGCCAGGTTCAGTTCGCCCGACTGCAGCTGCATCGCCTTCGCATTGTCATCATTCACAATCTTGAACACAATCGTTCCGATATGCGGCGCACCTTTGTAATACGTGTCATTCTTTTTCAGAACAATGCTCTGTCCCTGGGTCCAGCTGGACAGTTTATAGGGACCGGTGCCGATGGGATGGCGGAAAAAGTCATCGCTCTGCATATCCTTACCCTTCAGGCAGTGTTCCGGCAGAATACCGATGGTCATATAATCCAGAAATGCCACATTTTTTTCTTTCAGGCGAAACTGGATGGTATACGGATCCTTTACCGTTATTTTCTCAATATCTTCATAATTGGATGCAATCTCCGACTGATTGTCCGGATTTCGGATGGCATCGATGGTAAATTTCACATCTGCCGCGGTAAATGCCTTTCCATCGTGCCATTTGACGTCTTTGCGAAGATAAAAGGTATAGGTATGGGTTTTTTCATCAATTTTCCAGCGTTCTGCCAGTCCCGGCTTCACACTGCCGTCCCCGTCATGGGCGGTCAGTCCGTCAAACAGAAGCAGGTTGATCTCCCCATGCTCATCCATGGCCGGATTGATTCTGGTATAATCTCCGCTGCCGTATACCAGTGTGCTGCCGTCTGCGGATGTCTCCGCGGCGGTGCCTGATACACTTCCTGTCCCGGAAGAGTCCGTCTTGCTTCCGCAGCCCGCAAGAAGCGACAGCCCAAGCGCGCATACCATTGCCAATACAGTCAGTTTTTTTCTCATTGCTTCACACTCCCCTTGTTTTTTCTGTAATAACCATAGCATCTGGGTTTTATGCATACAAGCGGGGGTGGGGGTTCTTTTTTTAATTTTCCAGTTCCAGTATACGGCCGGCCAGCTCAATGGCATCCAGGATGCAGTCGTCACAGGACCGCAGTATTTTTCCGGTATCTGCACCCTTTAATTCCCTGCAGATAATAGAAGAATTGCGGGCAGCAAATGCTTCTTTGATTTCCTTGCCCAGCTGAAACGTCCCGGGTACCGTCCGTTTTCCCTGAATTGGGATTCCGCCGCTGTTCTTTAAACCGGCCAGCATCAGCGCGCCGGATACCGCGCCGCAGATACCGCTCATATCACCGGTTCCCAGGCCGAAGGCCTCCGCCATCTGAAAGGCAGCGTTTTTGTCTGCTCCCAGCTGTTCGCAGTACCAGGTCACAACAATCTGGGCACAGTTATATCCGCTTCTGTGCAGTTCCTTTACTTTTTCCATGCGTTCTTCTCTTGTCTCCATCCTTTGCCTCCCTGTCTGTTTCGCAAAAAACTGCTGCCGGAAAACGGCAGCAGTCTTACTTTACAAATGAATCAATCGCGCGGTTTAACGCCTCAATTTCTGCTGTATCTCCGGATGCAATGGCGTCCGCGATGCAGCTGTTTAGATGTTCTTTCAGAATCTCCTTGCCGGCGCTGTTGAGGGCCGATTTGACCGCTGCCAGCTGAACCAGAATTTCTGCGCAGTCCCGCTCATCTTCTACCATCTTTTTGATGGATTCCAGATGACCGATGGCTTTTGCCAGCCGGTTGCGGATTTTTACGGTTTCCTCGTGGGAGTGGGTATGCATATGCAGCTGTCCATCTGGTCCCTCATGGGCGTGTATTCCGGTATTTTTCTTCAAAACTGGCTCTCCTGCTTCCGGTAAAAAAAGTTATTCACAGTTTACCCACGGAACGGTATCCCGTCAGGTCCGTTTCCGTCAGATGTCATAGCGCTGGTAAGGCTTCCAGCAGTCCGGACAGTACTTCTTCCCATGGTACAGCTTCAGATAATTCTCTGCCGTCAGCTCTCCGCAGCCATCACAGTGGTAAGAATCAAAACTCCGGGCATATTCCGGCAGCGCCAGTCTGACTTCTGTCAGATCAAACAGCTCTTCCGGATCCCTCGATGCGTAATATGCCCTGGATTCTCCTTTTTTCACCCAGTCCGGCTTGTCTTTCAGAATCATGCGGACGGATTTGCCGGTTTTCCGGTTAAAAAAGGTAAATGCCTGTTTGCCGGTCAGATGGAACATCAGATTTCCTTTTCCGGCGCTGCATCCTAACAGATACTGAATGGCATCCACCCCGCAGGCATCATTCTCGGAAATACATGCCGTCTCCTCATCGGAGGCATGCTCCAGATCCAGCAGCCGGGCCGCGTATTCTGCCGCCTGAAACCCGATCATCAGGCCGCCGCAGGAATGTCCGTGAAATGCTGTGCATGCGTTCCATTTTTCCTCATTTATCATCGTTTTTCCCTCCGGGAACAAAACTGTCAAAAATAATTATCTGGAACCGGTCTTTTACCCGGTCAAATTCCTGCCGGGACTTCACTGTCCAGGCCGCCCATTCCGTGGGGAACAGACGTCGGATCACCCGCAGGGTCCCTGTCTGTGCCGCGTATACGTGATTGTATGCGATAAAATCCGGACGGCCCGCCCAGTTTCCCAGCAGATTGGTCAGAAGAAACCGCTGGATCCAGGGCGCCTTCTGCCCGTTTTTCAGGAAATTGTCTGCCAGCTGTCCGCGGAGTACCTGGGGACGGTTCTTCCGCATCCACCGGACCGCCAGCGGATGAAAGGATTCCATGCACCATTCTCCTTCATAGTGATCCATCCGTTCCGCCAGAAGCCGGGTGGCTTCTTTCCATCTGCCGTGATACTTCACTTCCACAATCAGGGGAACCCGTCCCCCGATCACTGCAAGCACCTGATCCAGTGACGGAATCCGCTCGTCGGAATAAGCCAGCGGCAGCTGCTGAAGTTCCTCCCAGGCGCAGTCGGACAGGCGTCTGGAATCTCCGCACATTCTGCGCAGGGTCTCATCGTGAAAAACGGCCAGACGGCCGTCTCGGGTCAGCTGTACATCCAGTTCAATGCCGAATCCCGCTTCCGCCGCCCGCCGAAAGGCCGGCAGGGAATTCTCCGGATGATCCGAACGGTTGTCAAACAGCCCCCGATGAGCGATTGGCCTCTCTTCATACGGGCGCATCCGATATCTCCGGTCTCTGCCCGGAGCAATGGCAAACAGATACAGTCCTGTTATGCCGCCGGCAAGCAGAAGCGGTTTGATTGCTTTTTTCATCTTTACTCTCCTCTACAGCAATTCGTCCAGCGTATTGCCGTACGGTTCCATAAAGTCCCGGATAAAGTCCCGCACTTCCGGATGGGTCTGTGCCATTTCCTTCACCGCGGTAAAAATTGTCTGTTTTGCTGTACGGAACTCTCCGTTGCCGGCATTTTCCTCTTCCATGCATTTGATCAGGGCGGACAGTTTGTCCGCTGCCTTCACCAGTTCCCTGAGTTCCCGGTCCGCTTCCTCCTCCCGGCTATGAAAAACCGCTTCATAGGACGGCTTCAGATCCTCCGGAAGGCCTTCGAGAAGCCGCTGCCGAGCCATGGTTTCCACTTCCCGGTAGGCGCTTCGGATCTCCGGATTAAAGTACTTCACCGGTGTCGGCATGTCCCCGGTAATGATCTCCGTCGCGTCATGGTACAGTCCAATGACTGCCGCCCGCTCCGCAGACAGTTGTTTGCTGTAGCGTACGTTCCCGATGGTACACAGCGCATGGGCGATCATGGCCACCTCCAGGGAATGCTCGCTGAGATTCTCCGGGCGGGAGCTGCGCATCAGGGCCCAGCGTTCGATGTATTTCATGCGGGATATTGTCGCAAAAAAGTTATATGCCATAGGTCTGTTGTGCCGGAACTTACTCGGCTTCAATCACTGAGCGGATGGCAGCGAGCAGTTCGTCATAGGTTTCATATGCGGGAATCTGCGGGTAGTCTGCCTTGATCTGATCCGTGCTGCGGAACAGGAAACCGGCCTTGCTCTGCTGAATCATGCCGAGATCGTTAAAACTGTCACCGCTGGCAATGGTGTCAAATCCGATGGACTGCAGGGCCTTTACCGTATGATACTTTCCGTTCGGAAGGCGCAGTTTATAGCCGGTAATGGCGCCGTCTTCCCCTACTTCCAGCGTATTGCAGAAGATCGTGGGCATACCCAGCTTCTTCATCAGGGGCGCGGCAAACTGGGTAAATGTATCGCTTAAGATAATTACCTGGCTGAAGGAACGCAGTTCATCCAGGAACTCTCTGGCTCCCGGCATCGGGTCAATCTTCTCGATGGTAGCCTGAATCTCCTTTAAGCCCAGTCCGTGTTCTTTCAGGATATCCAGACGATACTGCATCAGTTTGTCGTAGTCCGGTTCGTCCCTGGTGGTGCGCTTCAGTTCCGGGATTCCCGTCTCCTCTGCAAACGCGATCCAGATCTCCGGTACCAGTACACCCTCTAAATCCAAGCAGGTAATAAACATAGTTTTCTCCTTTTATCTCACAATCATCTCATGTCTCTATCGCTGCTGTCCGGATGATAAAATCCGGACAGCAGCTGCATTTATTTTACAATGACCGGACCGCAAAAACAAGCTGGCCCAGCTGCTCCGGACAGAAGAATTTTGCCTCTGTCTTCCCTTTCTCACTGCAGTTCCACCTGATCCTCCAGATGGATCCGGTCCCGATAGGGAAGCAGGCGGGGATCCTTCAGATATTCCCTGACTTCCGGCAGCCGGTCCCAGTAATGCATGGGGAACAGGTCCCGGCAGTCTGCCAGTTTCATAAATTCCTCAATGGCCATGGGCGCATGTTCTTCCAGCCGCGGATCCAACGGCAGGAATGCCGCGTCGATCTTTCGGCCGGACAGCCTGCTGATTTCTTTTCGGAACGTCAGCAGCTGCTGCCGGTTGTCTTCTGCAGGCTCTCCGTTCCAGTACCAGACATTCAGGTCTCCGGAATGATAGATCTGTCTGCCTTCCGCCTCCACGTAAAAGGCAACGCCCTGATCGGTGGAAAGAAGCGTATCTATATGAAGCAAACCTATCTCATAACTTTGATCCGGCTGTACCCGGTACACACCATTGACACCGGGTGCCGTATCCCGGTCCATGATATAGTACACCTCATGAAACCGTTCCCGCAGCTCCCAGATACAGGTTCCGTAATGGTCCGGATGGCTGTGGGATACAAACACGTACAGCGGTTTGTCTGCCGGCAGTTCCGGCAGTTTGCCAGTATACCAGTCAAAAATCAGATTGCT
This genomic window contains:
- a CDS encoding ABC transporter substrate-binding protein gives rise to the protein MRKKLTVLAMVCALGLSLLAGCGSKTDSSGTGSVSGTAAETSADGSTLVYGSGDYTRINPAMDEHGEINLLLFDGLTAHDGDGSVKPGLAERWKIDEKTHTYTFYLRKDVKWHDGKAFTAADVKFTIDAIRNPDNQSEIASNYEDIEKITVKDPYTIQFRLKEKNVAFLDYMTIGILPEHCLKGKDMQSDDFFRHPIGTGPYKLSSWTQGQSIVLKKNDTYYKGAPHIGTIVFKIVNDDNAKAMQLQSGELNLAQVTPKDLASFEKDSQYTVYEMKTADYRGIMYNFNNSFWKKNKDVIPAINYAVDREAMVKSVLLGEGDVAYSPLQRNQYNDTSIEKFSYNPEKAKQILEKAGWKAGKDGIREKNGRKLSFTITVKEGDQVRADLASVVSQQLKKVGILCKSQIASEIDWENQQAFLVGWGSPFDADDHTYKIFVTGQGSNFNYYSDPAVDQALTRARQTDSRKKRKAYYSEFLKELTKNPPYTFLCYVDANYVSNVKIHGITTDTVLGHHGVGIFWNVEDWTLE
- a CDS encoding C-GCAxxG-C-C family protein, with amino-acid sequence METREERMEKVKELHRSGYNCAQIVVTWYCEQLGADKNAAFQMAEAFGLGTGDMSGICGAVSGALMLAGLKNSGGIPIQGKRTVPGTFQLGKEIKEAFAARNSSIICRELKGADTGKILRSCDDCILDAIELAGRILELEN
- a CDS encoding metal-sensing transcriptional repressor, encoding MKKNTGIHAHEGPDGQLHMHTHSHEETVKIRNRLAKAIGHLESIKKMVEDERDCAEILVQLAAVKSALNSAGKEILKEHLNSCIADAIASGDTAEIEALNRAIDSFVK
- a CDS encoding FmdE family protein, coding for MINEEKWNACTAFHGHSCGGLMIGFQAAEYAARLLDLEHASDEETACISENDACGVDAIQYLLGCSAGKGNLMFHLTGKQAFTFFNRKTGKSVRMILKDKPDWVKKGESRAYYASRDPEELFDLTEVRLALPEYARSFDSYHCDGCGELTAENYLKLYHGKKYCPDCWKPYQRYDI
- a CDS encoding glycerophosphodiester phosphodiesterase family protein translates to MKKAIKPLLLAGGITGLYLFAIAPGRDRRYRMRPYEERPIAHRGLFDNRSDHPENSLPAFRRAAEAGFGIELDVQLTRDGRLAVFHDETLRRMCGDSRRLSDCAWEELQQLPLAYSDERIPSLDQVLAVIGGRVPLIVEVKYHGRWKEATRLLAERMDHYEGEWCMESFHPLAVRWMRKNRPQVLRGQLADNFLKNGQKAPWIQRFLLTNLLGNWAGRPDFIAYNHVYAAQTGTLRVIRRLFPTEWAAWTVKSRQEFDRVKDRFQIIIFDSFVPGGKNDDK
- the yfbR gene encoding 5'-deoxynucleotidase, which encodes MAYNFFATISRMKYIERWALMRSSRPENLSEHSLEVAMIAHALCTIGNVRYSKQLSAERAAVIGLYHDATEIITGDMPTPVKYFNPEIRSAYREVETMARQRLLEGLPEDLKPSYEAVFHSREEEADRELRELVKAADKLSALIKCMEEENAGNGEFRTAKQTIFTAVKEMAQTHPEVRDFIRDFMEPYGNTLDELL
- the thrH gene encoding bifunctional phosphoserine phosphatase/homoserine phosphotransferase ThrH, with amino-acid sequence MFITCLDLEGVLVPEIWIAFAEETGIPELKRTTRDEPDYDKLMQYRLDILKEHGLGLKEIQATIEKIDPMPGAREFLDELRSFSQVIILSDTFTQFAAPLMKKLGMPTIFCNTLEVGEDGAITGYKLRLPNGKYHTVKALQSIGFDTIASGDSFNDLGMIQQSKAGFLFRSTDQIKADYPQIPAYETYDELLAAIRSVIEAE
- a CDS encoding MBL fold metallo-hydrolase, producing the protein MKITHIYHSGFAVELKDSNLIFDWYTGKLPELPADKPLYVFVSHSHPDHYGTCIWELRERFHEVYYIMDRDTAPGVNGVYRVQPDQSYEIGLLHIDTLLSTDQGVAFYVEAEGRQIYHSGDLNVWYWNGEPAEDNRQQLLTFRKEISRLSGRKIDAAFLPLDPRLEEHAPMAIEEFMKLADCRDLFPMHYWDRLPEVREYLKDPRLLPYRDRIHLEDQVELQ